In Gossypium hirsutum isolate 1008001.06 chromosome D06, Gossypium_hirsutum_v2.1, whole genome shotgun sequence, one genomic interval encodes:
- the LOC107942505 gene encoding uncharacterized protein isoform X1, giving the protein MEHILNLIEVDSANSNIKVSITESTMMQLLHKSMDKAYRKVKSKTGVIERLNEISKFYQLAVIQLEGCLKFVQQERGNYDLETSQELLLDDLTEIKDRLQGRLKEVESAISDKDKELSERLGSELKLKKALERSEKKRDSLYADLEEHRKNEGIDELFLGSQASIEAGDREGEFCELKHSVDQQVWNIQQQLEPNYQIQDEERNQGIDNKKIEQMGSDIGILKGTLDLAFCKMQNAIFLSELGPIEHQWMWNIERSISAVVIKDLLKGFRENFEDEVKKQELQASLGLRKHLSEVIREINVLIHELLFVSNPDEAQVKKPKEILKGRRFSEGQDLGKLGIIKQHGEEDSGNDHGSHVVKMIKNHESIIRGKSEELDLLTRELLGEKSSPPTWKEKDSVNPKQRIQELMVRLESLINSSPEIDDVFYDNKYDCELQKPLKTRPFMDDRTDIKKCGAHSMEEIWEQVNKSSVPETRNEAPWSEIKLVKQEMEDSNLQTRLMEDIQLTLFKSLVDEFHVEMLNHHMHCLIKEGMYENFIEEMKIEWNKEIESVKYDTLFPKATSPESHQANSGLDHSEGTVPLLYSENMNLEELIHPDYFFRELWHDIYTFLLREIHGEWNENLETFESVSCLSEEICLLVFGEIFRDIINTSSSSLIKLREIKANDNFFETVAMLIKDDVLKVFLADIIKELHMKIYAFSLESLIREDVFQLVIVEAVKQGCIVKETEDRTNRDQNPNNSISTNNLRHTLDKLVKFFEDEESLLLTACSETKQQIIRLQHIMSRFNFDQHEHCPRFLTYDGNSTNSADIKLEKALLQLDYGKASLNELGSQLGITINNLDPIITTRNCRDPSIDEYLETSFQDIAQMLKSFEFESCMELGRYSLRIEEMEGEVNLVAELIASLIQKESLYRKAFIRRCENLQMAEAEVDLLGDQVEQLTELLKKIYAKLHQHSPVLHHYFEVSEMLKLIEREIGGR; this is encoded by the exons ATGGAGCATATTTTGAATCTGATCGAAGTGGATAGTGCAAATAGTAATATCAAAGTTTCCATAACCGAGTCAACAATGATGCAGCTTCTTCACAAATCAATGGACAAAGCATACCGGAAAGTTAAATCAAAAACCGGTGTAATCGAACGTTTGAATGAGATATCGAAATTCTACCAACTCGCCGTGATTCAATTAGAAGGTTGTTTGAAATTCGTTCAACAAGAAAGAGGTAATTACGATCTAGAAACTAGCCAGGAATTACTGCTTGACGACTTGACAGAGATCAAGGATCGGCTTCAAGGTCGACTTAAGGAAGTAGAATCGGCAATTTCTGATAAGGATAAAGAGTTATCGGAGAGATTAGGGAGTGAATTGAAGCTTAAAAAGGCATTGGAGAGGAGTGAAAAGAAAAGGGATTCATTGTATGCTGATCTTGAAGAACATAGGAAAAATGAGGGCATTGATGAGTTGTTTCTAGGGAGTCAAGCAAGCATCGAAGCCGGGGATCGAGAAGGCGAATTTTGCGAGTTGAAGCATTCGGTTGATCAGCAGGTATGGAACATTCAACAACAGCTCGAGCCGAATTATCAGATTCAAGATGAAGAAAGAAATCAGGGGATCGACAATAAGAAAATAGAGCAGATGGGGTCGGATATCGGGATTTTGAAGGGGACTTTAGATCTTGCCTTTTGTAAGATGCAGAATGCAATTTTTTTATCCGAACTCGGGCCGATTGAGCATCAATGGATGTGGAACATTGAGAGATCTATATCTGCAGTTGTGATTAAAGATCTGTTGAAAGGTTTCCGAGAGAATTTCGAAGACGAAGTGAAGAAACAAGAGTTGCAGGCCTCGTTAGGCTTGCGAAAACATTTATCGGAGGTGATTCGAGAGATTAATGTCCTTATCCACGAGCTTCTGTTTGTTAGTAATCCGGATGAGGCTCAAGTCAAGAAACCGAAGGAAATTCTGAAAGGAAGACGTTTTTCAGAGGGTCAAGATCTCGGGAAATTGGGTATAATCAAGCAACACGGAGAAGAGGATTCGGGAAATGATCATGGAAGCCATGTTGTAAAGATGATAAAGAATCATGAGTCTATAATCCGGGGAAAGAGTGAGGAGCTCGATTTGTTGACACGGGAACTTCTTGGAGAAAAATCAAGTCCACCAACATGGAAAGAAAAGGATTCCGTCAATCCGAAACAACGGATTCAAGAACTTATGGTGAGATTGGAGAGTTTAATCAACTCGAGTCCTGAAATAGATGATGTTTTTTATGACAATAAGTAtgattgtgaactgcaaaagccTCTCAAGACAAGGCCGTTTATGGATGACCGAACCGATATCAAGAAATGCGGTGCTCACAGTATGGAAGAAATATGGGAACAAGTGAACAAAAGCTCAGTTCCTGAAACAAGAAATGAAGCTCCATGGAGCGAAATAAAGCTTGTGAAACAAGAAATGGAGGATTCAAATCTTCAAACCAGGCTAATGGAAGACATTCAATTAACTCTTTTCAAAAGTTTGGTGGATGAATTTCATGTTGAGATGCTTAATCATCACATGCATTGCCTAATCAAAGAAGGTATGTACGAAAACTTTATCGAGGAAATGAAAATCGAGTGGAACAAGGAAATAGAGAGTGTGAAATACGATACCTTGTTCCCCAAGGCAACGTCGCCTGAAAGTCACCAAGCAAATAGCGGATTAGATCATTCGGAGGGTACGGTGCCGTTACTCTATTCCGAAAACATGAACCTAGAGGAATTAATTCACCCTGATTACTTCTTTAGGGAACTTTGGCACGACATTTACACGTTCCTCCTACGGGAAATACATGGAGAATGGAATGAAAATTTAGAAACTTTCGAGTCTGTAAGTTGTTTAAGTGAGGAAATTTGCTTGCTTGTGTTTGGTGAGATCTTTAGAGACATTATAAACACTTCCAGTTCCTCATTAATCAAACTACGAGAGATCAAAGCCAATGATAACTTCTTCGAAACCGTGGCAATGTTGATCAAGGACGACGTTCTGAAGGTTTTCCTAGCTGATATAATCAAGGAATTGCATATGAAAATATATGCATTTAGCCTTGAGAGCCTCATAAGGGAAGATGTTTTTCAATTGGTCATTGTTGAGGCAGTGAAACAAGGTTGCATTGTAAAGGAAACCGAGGACCGGACAAATCGAgaccaaaatccaaacaactcGATCTCTACCAACAATTTGAGACATACATTAGATAAACTAGTCAAGTTTTTCGAAGACGAAGAATCTCTACTCCTAACCGCCTGTTCCGAAACAAAGCAACAGATTATCCGCCTTCAACACATCATGTCCAGATTCAATTTCGACCAACACGAGCATTGTCCCAGGTTTTTAACCTATGATGGAAACAGTACTAATTCAGCAGATATCAAGCTTGAGAAAGCTTTACTACAATTGGATTATGGCAAGGCATCGTTGAATGAGTTAGGGTCCCAGTTAGGCATAACAATAAATAATTTAGATCCAATTATTACCACCAGAAATTGCAGGGATCCCTCCATTGATGAATATCTTGAAACCTCCTTCCAGGATATAGCGCAAATGTTGAAGAGTTTCGAGTTCGAATCATGTATGGAATTAGGAAGGTATTCTTTGAG GATAGAAGAAATGGAGGGTGAGGTAAATTTAGTGGCTGAGCTCATTGCCTCACTCATCCAAAAGGAATCACTTTACAGGAAAGCTTTCATTAGGAGATGTGAGAATCTACAAATGGCTGAAGCTGAG GTGGACCTTCTTGGAGATCAAGTGGAGCAACTTACAGAACTACTTAAGAAGATATATGCAAAACTACATCAACATTCTCCAGTTTTGCACCACTATTTTgag GTTTCAGAAATGTTAAAGCTAATAGAGAGAGAAATAGGAGGAAGATGA
- the LOC107942501 gene encoding ubiquitin-like protein 5: MIEVVLNDRLGKKVRVKCNDDDTIGDLKKLVAAQTGTRADKIRIQKWYTVYKDHITLKDYEIHDGMGLELYYN; the protein is encoded by the coding sequence ATGATCGAGGTGGTATTGAACGACCGGCTAGGGAAGAAGGTGCGCGTGAAGTGCAACGATGACGACACGATCGGAGACCTTAAGAAGCTAGTCGCGGCCCAAACCGGAACTCGGGCCGACAAGATCCGTATCCAGAAGTGGTATACGGTTTACAAGGATCATATTACTCTCAAAGATTACGAGATCCACGACGGTATGGGCCTTGAGCTTTactacaattaa
- the LOC107942500 gene encoding ubiquitin-like protein 5: protein MIEVVLNDRLGKKVRVKCNDDDTIGDLKKLVAAQTGTRADKIRIQKWYTVYKDHITLKDYEIHDGMGLELYYN from the coding sequence aTGATCGAGGTGGTGTTGAATGATCGGCTAGGGAAGAAAGTGCGCGTGAAGTGCAACGACGACGACACGATTGGAGACCTTAAGAAGCTGGTCGCGGCCCAAACTGGAACTCGAGCAGACAAGATCCGTATCCAGAAGTGGTACACGGTTTACAAGGATCATATTACCCTCAAAGATTACGAAATCCACGACGGTATGGGTCTCGAACTTTactacaattaa
- the LOC107942505 gene encoding uncharacterized protein isoform X3, translating to MEHILNLIEVDSANSNIKVSITESTMMQLLHKSMDKAYRKVKSKTGVIERLNEISKFYQLAVIQLEGCLKFVQQERGNYDLETSQELLLDDLTEIKDRLQGRLKEVESAISDKDKELSERLGSELKLKKALERSEKKRDSLYADLEEHRKNEGIDELFLGSQASIEAGDREGEFCELKHSVDQQVWNIQQQLEPNYQIQDEERNQGIDNKKIEQMGSDIGILKGTLDLAFCKMQNAIFLSELGPIEHQWMWNIERSISAVVIKDLLKGFRENFEDEVKKQELQASLGLRKHLSEVIREINVLIHELLFVSNPDEAQVKKPKEILKGRRFSEGQDLGKLGIIKQHGEEDSGNDHGSHVVKMIKNHESIIRGKSEELDLLTRELLGEKSSPPTWKEKDSVNPKQRIQELMVRLESLINSSPEIDDVFYDNKYDCELQKPLKTRPFMDDRTDIKKCGAHSMEEIWEQVNKSSVPETRNEAPWSEIKLVKQEMEDSNLQTRLMEDIQLTLFKSLVDEFHVEMLNHHMHCLIKEGMYENFIEEMKIEWNKEIESVKYDTLFPKATSPESHQANSGLDHSEGTVPLLYSENMNLEELIHPDYFFRELWHDIYTFLLREIHGEWNENLETFESVSCLSEEICLLVFGEIFRDIINTSSSSLIKLREIKANDNFFETVAMLIKDDVLKVFLADIIKELHMKIYAFSLESLIREDVFQLVIVEAVKQGCIVKETEDRTNRDQNPNNSISTNNLRHTLDKLVKFFEDEESLLLTACSETKQQIIRLQHIMSRFNFDQHEHCPRFLTYDGNSTNSADIKLEKALLQLDYGKASLNELGSQLGITINNLDPIITTRNCRDPSIDEYLETSFQDIAQMLKSFEFESCMELGRIEEMEGEVNLVAELIASLIQKESLYRKAFIRRCENLQMAEAEVDLLGDQVEQLTELLKKIYAKLHQHSPVLHHYFEVSEMLKLIEREIGGR from the exons ATGGAGCATATTTTGAATCTGATCGAAGTGGATAGTGCAAATAGTAATATCAAAGTTTCCATAACCGAGTCAACAATGATGCAGCTTCTTCACAAATCAATGGACAAAGCATACCGGAAAGTTAAATCAAAAACCGGTGTAATCGAACGTTTGAATGAGATATCGAAATTCTACCAACTCGCCGTGATTCAATTAGAAGGTTGTTTGAAATTCGTTCAACAAGAAAGAGGTAATTACGATCTAGAAACTAGCCAGGAATTACTGCTTGACGACTTGACAGAGATCAAGGATCGGCTTCAAGGTCGACTTAAGGAAGTAGAATCGGCAATTTCTGATAAGGATAAAGAGTTATCGGAGAGATTAGGGAGTGAATTGAAGCTTAAAAAGGCATTGGAGAGGAGTGAAAAGAAAAGGGATTCATTGTATGCTGATCTTGAAGAACATAGGAAAAATGAGGGCATTGATGAGTTGTTTCTAGGGAGTCAAGCAAGCATCGAAGCCGGGGATCGAGAAGGCGAATTTTGCGAGTTGAAGCATTCGGTTGATCAGCAGGTATGGAACATTCAACAACAGCTCGAGCCGAATTATCAGATTCAAGATGAAGAAAGAAATCAGGGGATCGACAATAAGAAAATAGAGCAGATGGGGTCGGATATCGGGATTTTGAAGGGGACTTTAGATCTTGCCTTTTGTAAGATGCAGAATGCAATTTTTTTATCCGAACTCGGGCCGATTGAGCATCAATGGATGTGGAACATTGAGAGATCTATATCTGCAGTTGTGATTAAAGATCTGTTGAAAGGTTTCCGAGAGAATTTCGAAGACGAAGTGAAGAAACAAGAGTTGCAGGCCTCGTTAGGCTTGCGAAAACATTTATCGGAGGTGATTCGAGAGATTAATGTCCTTATCCACGAGCTTCTGTTTGTTAGTAATCCGGATGAGGCTCAAGTCAAGAAACCGAAGGAAATTCTGAAAGGAAGACGTTTTTCAGAGGGTCAAGATCTCGGGAAATTGGGTATAATCAAGCAACACGGAGAAGAGGATTCGGGAAATGATCATGGAAGCCATGTTGTAAAGATGATAAAGAATCATGAGTCTATAATCCGGGGAAAGAGTGAGGAGCTCGATTTGTTGACACGGGAACTTCTTGGAGAAAAATCAAGTCCACCAACATGGAAAGAAAAGGATTCCGTCAATCCGAAACAACGGATTCAAGAACTTATGGTGAGATTGGAGAGTTTAATCAACTCGAGTCCTGAAATAGATGATGTTTTTTATGACAATAAGTAtgattgtgaactgcaaaagccTCTCAAGACAAGGCCGTTTATGGATGACCGAACCGATATCAAGAAATGCGGTGCTCACAGTATGGAAGAAATATGGGAACAAGTGAACAAAAGCTCAGTTCCTGAAACAAGAAATGAAGCTCCATGGAGCGAAATAAAGCTTGTGAAACAAGAAATGGAGGATTCAAATCTTCAAACCAGGCTAATGGAAGACATTCAATTAACTCTTTTCAAAAGTTTGGTGGATGAATTTCATGTTGAGATGCTTAATCATCACATGCATTGCCTAATCAAAGAAGGTATGTACGAAAACTTTATCGAGGAAATGAAAATCGAGTGGAACAAGGAAATAGAGAGTGTGAAATACGATACCTTGTTCCCCAAGGCAACGTCGCCTGAAAGTCACCAAGCAAATAGCGGATTAGATCATTCGGAGGGTACGGTGCCGTTACTCTATTCCGAAAACATGAACCTAGAGGAATTAATTCACCCTGATTACTTCTTTAGGGAACTTTGGCACGACATTTACACGTTCCTCCTACGGGAAATACATGGAGAATGGAATGAAAATTTAGAAACTTTCGAGTCTGTAAGTTGTTTAAGTGAGGAAATTTGCTTGCTTGTGTTTGGTGAGATCTTTAGAGACATTATAAACACTTCCAGTTCCTCATTAATCAAACTACGAGAGATCAAAGCCAATGATAACTTCTTCGAAACCGTGGCAATGTTGATCAAGGACGACGTTCTGAAGGTTTTCCTAGCTGATATAATCAAGGAATTGCATATGAAAATATATGCATTTAGCCTTGAGAGCCTCATAAGGGAAGATGTTTTTCAATTGGTCATTGTTGAGGCAGTGAAACAAGGTTGCATTGTAAAGGAAACCGAGGACCGGACAAATCGAgaccaaaatccaaacaactcGATCTCTACCAACAATTTGAGACATACATTAGATAAACTAGTCAAGTTTTTCGAAGACGAAGAATCTCTACTCCTAACCGCCTGTTCCGAAACAAAGCAACAGATTATCCGCCTTCAACACATCATGTCCAGATTCAATTTCGACCAACACGAGCATTGTCCCAGGTTTTTAACCTATGATGGAAACAGTACTAATTCAGCAGATATCAAGCTTGAGAAAGCTTTACTACAATTGGATTATGGCAAGGCATCGTTGAATGAGTTAGGGTCCCAGTTAGGCATAACAATAAATAATTTAGATCCAATTATTACCACCAGAAATTGCAGGGATCCCTCCATTGATGAATATCTTGAAACCTCCTTCCAGGATATAGCGCAAATGTTGAAGAGTTTCGAGTTCGAATCATGTATGGAATTAGGAAG GATAGAAGAAATGGAGGGTGAGGTAAATTTAGTGGCTGAGCTCATTGCCTCACTCATCCAAAAGGAATCACTTTACAGGAAAGCTTTCATTAGGAGATGTGAGAATCTACAAATGGCTGAAGCTGAG GTGGACCTTCTTGGAGATCAAGTGGAGCAACTTACAGAACTACTTAAGAAGATATATGCAAAACTACATCAACATTCTCCAGTTTTGCACCACTATTTTgag GTTTCAGAAATGTTAAAGCTAATAGAGAGAGAAATAGGAGGAAGATGA
- the LOC107942504 gene encoding protein ENHANCED DISEASE RESISTANCE 2-like, translating into MGVSQNDAKMEGWLYTIRSNRIGSQFSRKCYFILHNNVLKSYKATPISEEEEPVRSAIIDSCIRVTDDGRASINKKVFFIFTIYSTSVDNEQLKLGATSSEDAARWIRCLKDSALKESPCLAKNFSAPPKKIWSSLRLTNSKRTHSKDSVHWPFHSSVHAEAMTSDVVAPSPWKIFGCQNGLRLFKESKDKNTRGWHWNDIPAIMAVGVVDVTSEAIFRVVMSLGPSRSEWDFCLYHGSVVEHVDGHTDIIHKKLYSDWLPWGMKRRDLLLQRYWRREDDGTYVILYHSASHKKCPPQNGYVRARLKSGGYVITPVNNGKQSLVKHMLAIDWKFWKFYLRTPAARSLTIHMLERVAALRELFKAKQGNYPPECLSMEWTSDAHLPQLEKEDIKIDTQSPEETIKIEEDVLMEVEAAKPPSGRVSLLRLNQEPDEFFDVPEADEFLDYDRLERDWSPESSSPKIPQPKITSAAGLVRKLHGLATQKKGYTELQEVAREDSIVFSYGTSLQKDPTFTSPCSWSAGDPSSFLIRSKTYLKDNRKIKANGTSMQMVGADWLISDKREDDLGSRVGGIVQKYAERGGPEFFFIINMQIPGSPTYTLALYYMIKTPIEDHPLLYKFVNGDDAYRNSRFKLIPYISKGSWIVKQSVGKKACLLGQALNTRYFRGKNYLEADIDVGSSTVAQGVANLVLGYLNNLVVEMAFIIQGNTQEELPETLLGTCRLNHLDQSKAHVAMP; encoded by the exons ATGGGTGTTTCTCAAAATGACGCTAAAATGGAAGGTTGGCTATATACAATACGTTCTAATCGTATTGGCTCACAGTTCTCTCGCAAATGTTACTTCATTCTTCATAACAATGTTCTCAAAAGCTATAAAGCCACCCCCATTTCTGAAGAAGAG GAGCCTGTTAGAAGTGCCATAATTGATTCATGCATTCGGGTCACAGACGATGGAAGGGCAAGCATTAACAAGAAG GTCTTCTTCATTTTCACCATTTACAGCACTTCAGTTGATAATGAGCAGCTTAAG TTAGGCGCGACTAGCTCAGAGGACGCAGCAAGGTGGATTCGTTGCCTGAAGGATTCAGCATTAAAG gAATCTCCATGTCTTGCAAAGAATTTTTCAGCTCCTCCTAAGAAGATATGGTCATCTTTGAG ATTGACCAATTCGAAGAGAACACACAGCAAGGACTCTGTCCATTGGCCATTCCACTCATCTGTTCATGCCGAGGCAATGACATCCGATGTTGTTGCACCTTCACCTTGGAAAATATTTGGTTGTCAGAACG GGTTACGGCTTTTCAAAGAATCAAAAGACAAGAATACTCGTGGATGG CATTGGAATGATATTCCAGCAATAATGGCTGTCGGTGTGGTTGATGTGACCTCAGAGGCAATTTTCCGTGTTGTCATGTCTCTTGGTCCCTCAAGATCAGA ATGGGATTTCTGCCTCTACCATGGCAGTGTGGTCGAGCACGTTGATGGTCATACGGATATCATTCACAAGAAGTTATATAGCGACTGGCTACCATG GGGAATGAAACGAAGAGATTTATTACTTCAACGCTATTGGAGACGAGAGGATGATGGCACATACG TGATTCTTTACCACTCCGCGTCTCACAAGAAGTGTCCACCTCAAAATGGCTATGTCCGTGCTCGTCTAAAAA GTGGGGGATATGTTATCACTCCGGTGAACAACGGAAAACAGTCACTTGTGAAACACATGCTTGCTATAGATTGGAAGTTCTGGAAATTTTATCTCCGAACTCCGGCTGCTAGATCTTTGACGATTCATATGCTTGAGAGAGTTGCAG CCTTACGGGAGCTGTTCAAAGCAAAACAAGGAAATTATCCTCCTGAATGCTTGTCCATGGAGTGGACGAGTGATGCACACTTGCCTCAATTAGAAAAAGAGGATATTAAGATTGATACTCAAAGCCCCGAAGAGACGATAAAGATTGAGGAAGATGTTCTAATGGAGGTTGAGGCGGCAAAACCACCATCCGGGCGTGTAAGTCTATTGCGTCTGAATCAAGAACCGGATGAGTTCTTTGATGTTCCTGAAGCAGATGAATTCTTGGATTATGATCGCTTGGAGAGGGACTGGTCACCTGAATCAAGTTCTCCG AAAATACCACAGCCAAAAATAACATCAGCAGCCGGTCTTGTGAGAAAATTGCATGGTCTTGCAA CTCAAAAGAAGGGTTACACAGAATTACAAGAGGTGGCTCGGGAAGACAGCATAGTCTTCTCCTACGGAACCTCTCTCCAAAAGGACCCGACCTTTACTTCACCGTGCAGTTGGTCAGCCGGAGACCCTTCTTCATTTTTGATACGCAGTAAAACTTACCTGAAAGACAACAGAAAG ATTAAAGCAAATGGAACATCGATGCAAATGGTTGGGGCAGACTGGCTAATATCTGACAAACGAGAAGATGATTTAGGCAGTCGAGTTGGTGGTATCGTTCAG AAATACGCTGAACGTGGTGGACCAGAATttttcttcatcatcaatatgcaG ATTCCTGGTTCACCGACATATACATTAGCACTGTACTACATGATAAAAACTCCCATTGAAGATCACCCATTGCTGTACAAGTTCGTCAATGGAGATgatgcctatagaaactcaagatTTAAGCTCATACCATACATTTCTAAG GGATCATGGATAGTCAAACAAAGTGTTGGAAAGAAAGCTTGCTTACTCGGTCAAGCTCTCAATACTCGTTATTTCCGTGGAAAAAATTACTTGGAG GCTGATATAGATGTTGGGTCTTCGACAGTGGCTCAGGGTGTAGCTAATCTTGTCCTCGGATATCTTAACAATTTGGTCGTAGAAATGGCATTTATAATACAG GGTAATACACAAGAGGAGTTACCGGAAACCCTCCTCGGAACATGCCGTCTTAATCATCTCGATCAATCGAAAGCTCACGTAGCAATGCCATGA